In a single window of the Methylococcus sp. Mc7 genome:
- a CDS encoding alkene reductase encodes MTNPLFQPFRLGPHTLKNRMVMAPLTRSRAGQPGNVPTVLNAEYYRQRAGAGLIISEATQVSRQGQGYAWTPGIHSAEQVEGWRLVADAVHGAGGLMFMQLWHVGRVSHPALQPGGALPVAPSAIAPTGMAFIANAEGQGELVPFVAPRALELDEMPGIVGQYRDGARNALAAGMDGVEVHAANGYLLDQFLNSSSNRREDAYGGSPENRARLLMEVLESVCGVWGSERVGVRLSPLGTFNDMGDADPEATFGYVAERLNDFGLAYLHVVEPSMAGNVPAATPDPRGEAIMATIRKTFRGPLIVCGGYDQAKAIACLEAGRADLVAFGRLFIANPDLPERFRRGAPLNGWNEATFYGGGAEGYTDYPALMEA; translated from the coding sequence ATGACGAATCCCTTGTTCCAGCCGTTCCGGCTCGGCCCGCACACCTTGAAAAACCGCATGGTGATGGCACCGCTCACCCGCTCGCGTGCCGGGCAGCCGGGCAACGTGCCCACGGTGCTGAACGCCGAATACTACCGGCAACGCGCCGGCGCCGGGCTGATCATCTCCGAAGCCACCCAGGTTTCCCGCCAGGGCCAGGGTTATGCTTGGACGCCGGGTATCCATTCCGCCGAACAGGTGGAAGGCTGGCGGCTCGTCGCCGATGCCGTGCACGGGGCCGGCGGCCTGATGTTCATGCAGCTCTGGCATGTCGGCCGCGTCTCCCATCCGGCGTTGCAGCCGGGTGGCGCGCTGCCGGTGGCGCCGTCCGCGATCGCGCCGACCGGCATGGCCTTCATCGCCAACGCCGAAGGCCAGGGTGAGCTCGTGCCCTTCGTCGCCCCGCGCGCCTTGGAACTCGACGAGATGCCAGGCATCGTCGGGCAATACCGCGACGGCGCCCGCAATGCCCTGGCCGCCGGCATGGACGGCGTCGAAGTCCACGCCGCCAACGGCTATCTGCTCGATCAATTCCTGAATTCCAGCTCCAACCGGCGGGAGGACGCCTATGGCGGCTCCCCGGAAAACCGAGCGCGTCTCCTGATGGAGGTTCTGGAATCGGTATGCGGGGTCTGGGGCTCGGAGCGGGTGGGCGTGCGGCTGTCGCCGCTGGGCACTTTCAACGACATGGGCGATGCCGACCCGGAAGCGACGTTCGGCTACGTCGCCGAACGCCTGAACGATTTCGGACTCGCCTATCTGCACGTGGTGGAGCCTTCCATGGCCGGAAACGTACCCGCCGCAACGCCGGACCCGCGAGGCGAGGCCATCATGGCGACGATCCGGAAGACCTTCCGCGGGCCGCTGATCGTCTGCGGCGGCTACGACCAGGCCAAGGCCATCGCCTGCCTCGAGGCCGGCCGGGCCGACCTCGTCGCCTTCGGGCGACTGTTCATCGCCAACCCCGACCTGCCCGAGCGCTTCAGGCGGGGCGCTCCTCTGAACGGCTGGAACGAGGCCACCTTCTACGGCGGAGGCGCGGAAGGCTACACCGATTACCCCGCGTTGATGGAAGCCTGA
- a CDS encoding lipid-binding SYLF domain-containing protein, with protein sequence MNRFLFLAALLATSLVRADDRDKANDLLRDATITFNEFVADPNMGWFRDNVKDARAVVIAPQVLKLGFIFGGSGGNAVVLVKDKQTGEWGYPAFYTTGAVTAGLQIGGELTDVIMMVMTEGGMNALLSSKFQLGADASIAAGPVGTGSQVATVDILQFSRAKGIYGGLTLEGAVITPRQDLNSAFYGRIVDPVDILIRHTVTNPLADRLRAAVAKATLSKPVLH encoded by the coding sequence TTGAATCGCTTCCTGTTTCTGGCGGCGTTGCTTGCCACCTCCCTTGTCCGGGCAGACGACCGCGACAAGGCCAACGACCTCCTGCGCGACGCTACCATCACCTTCAACGAATTCGTGGCCGATCCCAACATGGGCTGGTTCCGCGACAACGTGAAGGATGCCAGGGCCGTGGTGATCGCGCCTCAGGTGCTGAAACTGGGTTTCATTTTCGGCGGTTCCGGCGGCAACGCCGTGGTGCTGGTCAAGGACAAGCAGACCGGCGAATGGGGATACCCTGCGTTCTACACGACCGGGGCCGTGACCGCGGGCCTGCAGATCGGCGGCGAGCTGACCGACGTCATCATGATGGTGATGACGGAAGGCGGCATGAACGCGCTGCTCAGTTCCAAGTTCCAGCTCGGGGCGGATGCCAGCATCGCCGCCGGTCCCGTCGGCACCGGCAGCCAGGTGGCGACCGTGGACATCCTCCAGTTTAGCCGGGCCAAGGGGATTTACGGCGGGCTGACGCTGGAAGGGGCGGTGATCACCCCCCGGCAAGACCTCAATTCCGCCTTTTACGGCCGGATCGTGGACCCGGTGGACATCCTCATCCGCCACACGGTGACTAACCCCCTGGCGGACCGGCTGAGAGCGGCGGTCGCCAAGGCGACTCTTTCCAAACCCGTCCTCCATTGA
- a CDS encoding murein L,D-transpeptidase family protein: MASKAALSLLPVVALLLTACAGSNKQAGKQSLAAAAPERTYLPKPAFRRPAYMPPLFSGSDQRTVSDVLHDFGPYSVQKLKPYFERAGVAYPPREVVLVGLKQEKKLELWARDDREYRLIRHYDIRAASGSAGPKLRQGDKQVPEGVYRIVGLNPNSNYHLSMKLNYPNDFDLYYAELEGRTNPGSDIFIHGRAVSAGCLAMGDEAIEELFVLAAHVGKENMKVVIAPHDPRAWPLEQTAAGQPEWTRELYATIADEILSLSRPLKVSNSRPYSPPYRR, from the coding sequence ATGGCATCGAAAGCTGCTCTCTCGCTCCTTCCCGTTGTCGCCCTGCTGCTGACGGCCTGCGCCGGCTCGAACAAACAAGCCGGCAAGCAGAGCCTCGCGGCCGCGGCGCCCGAACGCACCTATCTTCCGAAACCCGCATTCCGCCGTCCCGCCTACATGCCGCCTCTCTTCAGCGGCTCCGACCAGCGCACGGTGTCGGACGTGCTGCACGATTTCGGCCCTTATTCGGTCCAGAAGCTGAAACCCTATTTCGAACGGGCCGGCGTGGCCTACCCGCCGCGCGAAGTGGTGCTGGTCGGCCTGAAGCAGGAGAAGAAGCTGGAACTGTGGGCGCGCGACGACCGCGAATACCGGTTGATCCGCCACTACGACATCCGGGCCGCCAGCGGCTCGGCGGGGCCGAAGCTGCGCCAGGGCGACAAGCAGGTGCCGGAGGGCGTCTACCGGATCGTGGGGCTGAATCCGAACAGCAACTATCACTTGTCGATGAAGCTGAACTACCCGAACGACTTCGACCTGTATTACGCCGAGCTCGAAGGCCGCACCAATCCGGGGTCGGACATCTTCATCCATGGCCGGGCGGTGTCGGCGGGATGCCTGGCCATGGGCGACGAGGCCATCGAGGAGCTGTTCGTGCTGGCGGCGCACGTCGGCAAGGAAAACATGAAGGTGGTGATCGCGCCGCACGATCCCAGGGCCTGGCCGCTGGAGCAGACCGCCGCCGGACAGCCGGAATGGACGCGGGAACTCTATGCGACGATCGCCGACGAGATCCTGTCGCTGTCGCGGCCGCTCAAGGTCTCGAACAGCCGACCGTACTCGCCGCCGTACCGGCGGTAG
- a CDS encoding YqaA family protein — protein sequence MDASAGFWGLFASAFVSATVAPGGSEAVLAYLVHTGYALPTELVAVASVGNTLGAMTTWGMGWLWARRRPLEVEAIENPRQRRAVASLKRWGSGLLLISWIPVLGDGFCFAAGWLRLSLVLSVIYIAIGKALRYAVVAWLAS from the coding sequence ATGGACGCGTCGGCGGGTTTCTGGGGCTTGTTCGCCAGCGCCTTCGTCTCGGCCACCGTCGCGCCAGGGGGATCGGAGGCGGTGCTGGCCTACCTGGTACATACGGGTTATGCGCTGCCGACCGAACTCGTGGCGGTGGCCAGCGTGGGCAATACGCTGGGAGCGATGACGACCTGGGGGATGGGCTGGCTGTGGGCGCGCCGCCGCCCGCTGGAGGTCGAGGCGATCGAGAATCCGCGCCAGCGCCGCGCGGTCGCATCGCTCAAGCGCTGGGGCAGCGGCCTGCTGCTGATTTCCTGGATACCGGTGCTCGGCGACGGTTTCTGCTTCGCCGCCGGCTGGCTGCGGTTGTCGCTGGTCCTGTCCGTGATCTACATCGCCATCGGCAAGGCCCTGCGCTACGCCGTGGTGGCGTGGCTGGCGAGCTGA